The region gAGGATGATCAGTATTGCCTCACCCTGTAGGCAGCCAGAATACATCTTCAGAGAGTGTCCTGTCCTTTAGAGGAGAGTGAGGATGGTTGTGGTAGGAGGCTGACATGGCTGAAGGTAGTGCCCACACAgcagtacatcacatcacatcaggaCAGTTCAGTGCAGGACTCAGGGTTCACCTAGTGTCAAACACTGAAAAAGCTGCAGTCCAAGACCACCACCCAGTGCTGACTCactggctgtgtggtggtgtgcctAGAGTGCAGTGTGCACAAGAACATTTTCAGTACATTTTGTTCTGTGGTGAAACGACTTTACTGCTGGATAAACTGGGTTTGTATGAAGCGTGCTGGAAAACtgacattggacacacacacacacacacacacacacacacacacacaagaatactaATGTTTCCTACTACAGAATGGCACATGACTAGCAAGTGATGTTACAGATTACTTGGTgttatatataagtgtgtgtttgcacatatgtgtttctgtgtgtgttcatacattcAGATACAtatgtgtggtctgtgtgcacaCTTTAGTGTTTGTTAGAGTGCATGTGTGATCCTCTGTGCTTGTGTAATGTGTTTGGGTCTTTAATTTCCAGAAATGTGATTTTTGCATATATAACATGCAAATCTGATGCACTTTCAGCTTTTAAAAAACATTGTGCATCAAGGTTCAAATGCTGTTTGCAGTGAACATTGGGTTTGTGTCATTCTCCTCTTGCCAGTATCCACATCATTGTGTGAAGTTGTCTTTCCCTTTTTATTCCCAGAAAAGTCATGCAGTCAGCAAATATCTTTAACTTTCTGCAAGTTTTTTTtatgcagtttgtttttttcattttatccaTTGGATTCTGGGCCTTTTGAATGTGGTGTTTTCAGGTTGTTGTGTGGAGAAAGTTCACTTTTGTTTACTTTTGCATTTCGTTCCTTTGAGAAATAGATGAATATGTGGGTAAGAGATGATTGTCATATTGTCTTTCACACTATGGAATCATCAAATTGATTGTGCAGTCATCAAATTGATTTTCACACCATGgaatcatcaaactgattttcACACCATGGAATCATCTTCAGCTTGATACATTTTGTTGTGTTACCtctttttctgaagaaaaaaaaaatccagtatttttttcttgtagtgatgctttttggggggaagtggagtagggtggtggtgattttttttccctttaattttCAAAATTGTGTTTAAGAAATCATACATTTGCTTTtttgtgatgatgttgttgcctTTGGCTGTGTAGAGAGACTGAGTGACTCTTGTGGTGTGTTTCAGGATGTTGGTACTGTCACTCGTGTTGATGCTGATCTGAGAACTGGAGTGGTAAAGGTTAGGTGGGATTCTACTGGGGACTGTTACACCTACCTTATGGGACAAAACAACTGCTATGATTTACAGCTGGTTTTACAGACTTGAGAATACttggcactggcacacacacagaaacacaacactcacatgcacacgcacacacacacacacacacacacacacacacattcagcagcaTGAGTGAGGTATCTTTTAACCAGTGCTGCCAAGCATAAGGGATCACTCACATCATGTGCATTGTACATGTTCATCAAGGGGGAGGTAAGTTTGAGCACGGAGCACCTGAGACCTTTCATTCAGTGAACAGTTCTTGAGTTCTGAAAGCTGCCCTTAAAATGGCAGTGCTAGTGCTTTcaggttgttttgtttattgaaaCATTTTAATTGGCTTTTGCtatttgtacacacactcacactcagacaaacacacgcgcacgtgcacacacacacacacacacacacacccctactcctCTTTCCCCATTTCACTGcatcccccacagccccccccccaccccctcacaacccccatcCCACTAAGTCTTACTTCATTGCATTGTCCTTCCCACTTCTATTGCCTTGCTTCCTGCCCTTCCattgcatccccctcccccttcccccattccattgcatccccctcccccttcccccattccattgcatccccctcccccttccccccttccattGTATCCCCCTACCCCATTCCATTGcatccccctcacccttcccccattccattgcatccccctccccctccccccattccattgcatccccctcccccttcccccatttcattgcatctccctcccttttcccccatTTCATTgcatctccctcccttttcccccatTTCATtgcatctccctcccccttcccccattccattgcatccccctcccccttcccccatgttTTTTCAAGTGTGTGCCTTTAGATTGCAGTCTCACAAATGCTATTCATTTTGAGTTGAACAGAGTTAGAAAGAATGAGACTAAGTTTGGTGGAGTTTATGATTTTTATTGGACCACCATTCtgcttgtgtaattttgtgtgGCTTTAAAgtatttttattcctttttttaaaatacaattTTCTTGTCATCTGGGATGAATTAAGAGGAATGGTTAACATCCTCAGCACAGATCTCTTATTTGTCTGAAGGAGCTTAATGGTAAAGGTGATATGTCATGAACTGTTGCTTTGTGGCTTTTGTTTCAGATGCAACCGAATTTTGTGCTTAATACggctgatttttcttttttatactcaGCTGGGCAgtactgatatggccctgtgcagttggcTGGACAATGTTGGAAccagttttcagtgtgtgttttttggggtttttttttcatggaatcaTGTATTTTCAAGACACATTTTTGCCATTGGATCATCAGTGTCAGTCTCAGAGGTATGAGAACAATGTGCTTTTAATTTtgaactttttaaaaattattgttTTGCATTATAGTATTCTGACATCACATGTACATTGTTGGTTTGACTTTTGACAGGTTTGACAGctggggtgtgtgggtttgtgtcagttgaggtgttgtcagtgtgtgaccCTTGACATGGGGCCTGAGGTCATGGGGTGAtggagatggagaagggaggtcaCCACCAAGACTCTGTGGTTTCacttttggctttttttcttcccctgatCTCAGAATGCAGAATGCGTTTTTTGAGTTGCTTTGGTTGTTCCTGGTGTGTAAGAGATGGCAACAGTGCTGAAGTGTGTGCATTGTGCCTGATGTGTAAGAGATGATGACCTCACGCTGGCTACTCGCCATGTACCTGTGTGAGATCACTGCTGTGTGGGTGGCAGCCAGTGCCATGACACGCCTGATGACTTCTTCAAAGAGTGAAACATGCATTACAAGCTGGTGCCCTGACatgctgtgtgtgctggtggAGGAACTAACAAGGTTACAGAGCACTCACTGGGGATGTACGTCCTTCTCCTGTCTTCTTGGGCTGCAGCTACCACCTTCGCTTGTATCTACTTTTGGGATTTTACATGCATAATCGTTTTTACCCTGTTATTTAGGCAaacatattccgttttcaggggtgtgtatgctgagTGTCCATGCTTACAACCCCACCAAAAGATGACATGTATTACAGGGTCTTTcatgtgcatatttgatgttgtgcatgtgtgtacacatgaaggaAAATACAAGCACTAATagctctgcacataattatgttgacctgtgagattagCTAAAAGACCTCATCTTGATCATTATCCTACCAGGTGCTGATACCAGGATTCACATCCCGAACCTATTGATACAAGTCCAGTACCCTAACATCTAACCATTTGGCTGCTGCGCATGTCAGTAATGTTACTTTCCTTCAATGAGTACACAACTGGCTTTGAAAGTGTTCACTCTTCTGAGAGGTGAAAAAATGTCTTTCAGTGTATATAATTTGCCATGAATGTACACGATAATCCTCAGAAGTGAAAGAATGTCTTTCTGCATACATAAtttgctttgaatgtgtataatcTTCCTTTAAGGTGAAATAATATCTTTCAgtgtatatattttgttttgaatgatATAATCTTTCTTTGAGGTGCCTCAAGGCTTTACTATCgcattggattatgctgctggtctggaaTCTTCTCAGCAggtatagcatatatggatctgttcTAAAGCAGCGACGCCTCTTTCTGAAACTGAAAGCCTTTGAGATGGAAAATGTCTTTCagtatatatatagtcattcacATCACTGGACAACAGCGGCCCatgtgtacattaacaataatgTTGATATTTCTTATTCTTTCCTGTAAATTGCATCATatataatttttgataatgtcaAGGCCAGTTTTCAGTCACCATtcacttctccccacccccacccacccagctcaCATCTTTACAacctctctccacccatcacccccactcTCTGCTGCTACCATATTTGTTCAACACTTTTAATCTTGACTTTTCATGTTCTGATTATTCCATTGATGTGAATAGTGTTATGCTGTAAATATTTCTCTTGCATTAAAATCCAATAAAgcagctctgtgtgtgggtgtgggtgtgtgtggttttgctttATCATTGTTCTGCATTATGTTTTCCTCCCGCATTCCCTGCAGTATCTGTTACCACAGCTTCATGGAAGCTGTCAGATTGTGGATTTCTCCCAAAGGGCTGAGAAAACTCCATCATTCATGGTATATATCATCCAGCTAACCACAagggccatctcagggctgaaaCAATGTCCAGAATAATTCCACAAGAAAGTGAACATGACAAGAACCAAACCACCGAGCTGGAGACAACACCTGATGGTAGGTGACATGACTTTGTCAGGTACCCTGGGTGGACAGTGGGTTCCACTGCTGTGGCCTCTGAGGGCACTGCTCCAAGACCGGCAGTCTGGGTACAGTCTGTGGAAACAAACCATGCTTTCTGGAAGAGGGGATTCTGTGGACCCCAGTGACAAGCATTGAAGGGCTTACTATCTCCTgtgtcccaccccaccctcacctcctgaATCCACATCACCCAGTGTTTCAGCAAGAATGATCTTTTGtaagttcacagagagagagagagggagcataactgacaacacaaacatacacgctcacacatgaactaacatacacacagagaaaagtaaaTGTACTGTCTTGACAGTAACCAGTTGATGCGCATGAAGAAGAGAAACTAAGACCATCATAGGAACTGACTGACTGTGCATTTTAGTACAAAAGTCCAGAATCACAAATCAATCTGCTGAAAGCCGTTCATGTCAAGAAGTTTTTATGCCCAAGATATGTGGCTGTGTAGTTTCAAAGCAAAAGAGAAATCAACAAAAAGAATGGACACAAGGTTAAGGGAGTGATAGGGTTTTCAAGGTGTGTACATGCGTTATGTTTTAAGTATGTACAGTTATCCCTTAACTCGAGCCATCGGTTAAGTTGACACATTTCTTTGGTACTGGCCAGCCACCATCTTTATCTCAGTAACTTTTCCTTGCTTAAATCTACATAACTTGACATCATCGTAAAATGGATTCCTCAGACAAGTGgacaattttttttgtgccccagCATCAAAGCTGGTATAGGAGAAAAATAGTATTTCTCTGCAGAACAACATGTCAAAGTCTTTTAACTCTGAAGAACAGTAATAATACCATGcaggggacacccactaaaactaatgaagacattcaccaaatcaaacctttttcacacttttttttttttttactaacacgGTTGTCACCTCTGAAATAATCTGCCCAGTAAttaacattgtcactgcaggaacacttaacaaTTTTAAGAATTTATCAGATATACCCTGGAAGGAAAAACAAAGTCCTaatgatcaggcaaaaggctgcTAAAGCCCAAAAGCTGTGACActtgatatggtatgatatgttGAAACGTACAGAACACGAATTGTTTCTGTGCCCGGGAAATCAGTCCAAGAGGGAGAATTTTACAACCGCCAACTCGGGAGTTCCCGGAGTTATTCGTTTCATAATCATGTTCAGCCCACGGTAGGTAACTCTTCCATTTTCTCTGAGACGCTGcatgggagaggaggaaggtgagtgTTCTGTGAACTGTATTCGTAAAACGTGTCGAGCAGCATCGATAACAGAGGAACttgtaatttttttcttcatacctcgaaaatatatatcaaaattaACTGAAACAGATTTAGCTGCTGGTGACTTGGCATTATGTGAGCTGTATTGAGAACAATATTTCCGGGTTCGGGGAATGTCTTACTTTCGGTTCATAATATCTGACATTTTACGTTTTTATTTCGGGAAAAACTGTGCACcagagggaatgaaagaaagaatgaatacaaGGAAGGTATTTTCTTTATATTGTGTGCATGCGGTTCACATGCTGATCCTGATTGAGGTTCATAAACGATGCAACATCGTCCACGTCATGGCTGGGGAGGCAAtgtcaacttttttctttctttcttttttggtatcAGATCTCATACTGACAGAACAAAACCTCGTTGGTGGACTATAAAGTCTCAAGAGTATCATTATTTTACCCGAGGAAAGGTGGGAAATGTAACTAAATATAGTGGATTATTCAGGTTGCACTGTGTAGAAGTTGAGAAGATGACGTCACGCGTGGTGCTTTGTGGGACGGGACGCCATGTTGTCGGGCGCAACGAACGTAAACAAACCTACACGACGCGATGCGACCTATGACGGTCAATACGAAGATACTGAGCAATGTCACTAACAATAATTATCGGCTGTACACGCGGACGATACAGTACTGAATCAAGACCCATTGGCCAACCAATTTTTAACTATTTCCCATAGTTGAAACTACAGCAGGAAGCAGGTTGAAgaagtcacagaaaaaaaacaggcagGCATGTATCACATGCCACAGCTATCCACTGCACGGCAGTGACATTTGCAAATACCATTgaacatttgtgtgtttgttcaagACATTTCTTTGGAGATTACACTATCTTGTTAGCTATGAAATAAAGCGAACTTTCAAGTGTTCTCTCCaaataggctagttttcattacaCCTGTTGAAGCTTTGGCTTACATGAGCATTTCTGTGAATTCTGATATGTGTTCAGATGAAGGCCCACAATTTGATGGCTTATCATAATGCTTCACTACAGTAAAAGccttaaaaataaaaatgtcCCCAACAGTAACAATTTTATTTATCCATGTCTGTTattttcatcagtctcgaccctGTTCCCTTGTGATGAACAAAGGTGAGAGAATTAATGTGGGTCATGGTTGGTGCTTTTCAGTGTCATTGTAGATCTTGCTCAGTAAGGAAATTTGGAACACACTGCTTAATAACTGTTtcaaagaaaaatacagaaaactgaaacaagacgTGTGTCTTCGGATCAATGCCTAAGGTTAAAATCAAActggatgtgcacacacacacacacacacacacacacacacacacacatacacatacacacacgctggcacacagacagacatacagacacagccacacacacacaccactgatcaattttttttttaggtcagtgcatacaagcacacacactgacagcgcaCACTAACAGgacttgtgtgcgtgcatacttTTTTCCATCTTATTGAACAGGCTTAAAATCGAAGaagaatacacatgcatgcacgcacacatgtacacatgcacgcacacacacacccactcacacacacacacacacacacacacacacacacacacagagcaagagtgACACACGCAGACTCAATCACTCCCAACTGAATCGTATGGGTCGAAGCTATTGACAAAGCTAAGTTTATCGATGTATGGACCTCTTGCCTCAAAACACAGCTTGTCAACGTTCTTCCtattttcctttgcttttccATTTTACATCAGAGCACGAGATGTTTGACCTAGCTGGATTGTTGAATCAACAAAAGGGCTGCAGAagtgactgaaaagaagagagataACTCTGACAATCCTAGTTTCATGACATCATTGCTTGTTCCCTTTTGAAAGTAAATTCCAAACATATGTGTAAGGCACAGCCCATAATAGTAGGGGAAAGATTTCAGTATTCAGAGCTGCTACGAGGGCAGGAAAATTATGTGTTTTACCAATGTGAATGTTGAATATATCACTGGAATCattgagggtggggagggacaggggtGAAACTTGAAGTTGATCATAAGACAGTTAGCTAACGTAACAGTATTTAAGTTTTCTAACTATAAAGTCAGTGACTGTGGCTATATATAGCTGTTTtgatcttctttttttgcttGAATTTAACATAATTCAATTCTGCTGCCATGATAGACTGTGGTCAGGTTTTGTGTTCTGATGGTGCTTGATCATTACTGTTGcaaatcataaaataaaaaaataaaaaaattgtgaTCTTGtattcacacagtcacacatacacagacatgtcacCACACAATTACATGAGCCATGATTAGGATCTCATTTGTGTGCACTGATtttggacacacagacatggctATACATCATCTCTGAACTGTAGCAGAGAATCAGTCTCTGGTCAGTTTGTCCTTTTAGTTACCTTGTTCTCACAGTATTTTTTCAGTTCTTCCTGAGGGCTGTCAGAGTACTGTGTAGATAAAGTAAACACTGTGCACAGCGGAAAGTGTGTTCTTATCTTTTTGAGGCggcaacacaaacatacccacacccaGTGCAGACCCAGCATGACACTGGTCACACAGAGGGGAGCTGAAGTTTAAACCTTTAACAGTTATGGTGATTTACTTTGGACTTTGACTGaggcaaagaatgaaagattgaggttggctctctctctctctctctctctctctctctctctctctctgtgtgtgtgtgtgtgtgtgtgtgtgtgtcaatagcaAGCAAAAATGGTAACCATTTGTAAGTGTAATCAATCTGAATGTACCATGGGAAATCATTATTTTAAACAGATCTCATTCATGCTAAATATTTAAAACACAAGAAGACTGTATTTTTTTGAGAGACCTGCAAGGTTTAAATCATGAAAGCACAACAACAGATGTGAACAGAGCAGTTGAATGTGCTGAGTCAAGATCTTAGCTTTAGAACATTTCTTTCACATTCACAGTTCCTTGATACCCATATCTTCAGAACAGTATGCACACACTGTTTTACCAACTGTATGTTTCAGACATGGCAGCTGCAACAACAAGTGACGTGGAGTGCCCTGTTTGCCATGACAGTTTACAGCAACCCAAAATCCTTCCCTGCACGCACCTCGTCTGCCGCAAGTGTGTGGTGTCTTGGCTGGAAGAGGCTGGAAACCAAGGTGGCTGCCCTTTGTGCAGAGAGCAGATTCTTCCAGCCTCCAACAAAGGCCAGGGTGACCTTGCCTCCCAAGTGGACGCACTGCCCACGGACCTTGCTACGGCTGTTGTAGTTGAGAGTGAGAAAGCACTGACCGGCAGTCATGTTTGTAGCTGTGAAGACGCAGAGGCCGTCTTGTATTGCTTCCAGTGTAGCGTTAAACTTTGCACTTCTTGTGCTAAGACCCATTCTAAGGTTCCCACAACTCAGGAACATGTCACAGAGAAGCTGAGCGATCTGACCACTGAGCAGCTGGCctcacaccccccaacaccctgtGTGAACCACAGCAGTAAACAGGCAGAGCTGTACTGTACAAGTCATGAGGAACTCATCTGTGCAATGTGTGCTTTCTCGGCTCACCGTCAGTGTCCTGACTTGGCAGTGATTGGAGACGTGGCCACAGTGAAGAGGGAGGAGCTGAAGAAACATGTGCAGAaactggaggagaaggaggctgcTGTTGTGGCAAAGGTTCAGTAGATatagcaatataaaaaaaaaaagaggttgagAGAGGAAAAGATTGAGTTGGGTTTGATAGTGTTTAACTAAAATGAACACTTTTAGACTGAAATgcccccaaaaaagaagagagagagagaatcaatcatTAAATCAGTAAAATTGTTCTCTACTGATGAAATGAATCATgatctgttttgtcttgtgtgcAAACTGCATTGTAAGTAACAAAAAATATGTATACTTTTTCTTGTCCCATCAGATCATCGAAATTGACACCCAAGTGTCAGATGGCAAGGGCAAGTTCAAGGCCATGAGAGACGAGGTCAAGGTCACATTTGATGGCCTTCAGAAATCACTGGAGGCCCGGCGTCAAAAGTTGAACGCTGATAttcaagagagagaagacaccttCCTGGCCGAAAGAAAATCCTGCAAACTGGATTTGGAGAACCAGAAAGCTGCCTTGTCTGCTCATAAAACTACTGCTGAACGGCTGGTCTCTTCTGCAGCAGACAGTTCTCTACTGGGCATGATGGGAAAGCTGAAGTCACGCCTGACTGGTCTGGAGTCACAGACACTCCCTGACGATGCCAAGACAACAACAGGGAATCTGGTCATGACATCAGATGTAGCTGAGAAAGTCAAGAAAGCTGTGGCTGACATCGGGATGCTGATGGACTCTGCCCAGGACAAGGTATTGTTTTATATGTATTTAGAAATGAATCGTGGTCTTGTCAAAGTGATGTGTACACTCAGCTATTAAAGAGATTAGTTAAAACAACACCTTGATGGGTAAGGTGATGATTATGACATTTTTCTGAAGACAAGATTTTTATAGGGTGTGTGGTACAGATCTCTGACCAATGCAAAGACACAATGCACACAGCATACATGAACACATATACATAGATGCAGATATTCTAGCTTCTTTAAGTTTAAAGAAAGAGCAAGGTCAGATAGGTACAGAAACACTGTCTGCTTTTATGTTTGTTTCCAAAAATAGATCCTGTCAGCGATAACTGCTGCAGggattgttgctgttggttctttgAAGAACATCAGCCAACTTAATGTGGTTGTTACTTTGTATGCATTATTTGATATTGTAATCTGAAGTAAATTTGATAAAACATGCATacttaacaataacaacaacaacaatttggtTCATGTGTAAATGCCTATTTGTATTTTTGCAAACAGGAGATAATATTTTTATCACATTTTTAGCTGATATTCTGTTTCCACAATAACACTGATGAAAAAAACTACACTTTTTGTTGACATACCATTTGTCAGTCCCATCTGTTTGAGTATGAGCACTCTGTTTTTTATTGCCTGAAATTGACCACTATTTTTTGTCAGAAATATGGACAATGTCCAGATATGTAAGCAGATAATATTCATACGTATCTGATGTCAGCATCTTTTTTCTTATTGGCAAGAACATCAGTGATCAGTGCATTTTGAAGAACTGTCTTCCATTCAGCATCATttatgttctgtattgtattgtcattttTTTATGCTCAGAATGTAatctctaaaaagaaaaaaaaactaagaaagaTGATGATAGGTATTTTTAGATCTGTTTAGCATAAATCTAAATAGACTTGTGCTGTTATTTCAGAGCTAGGTTTATTTTCAATTAGTTTTGTATGCacaagtttattttttctttctgatcagaTGACATCATGGACTGGGTGTCTGGAGCAGAGGGGAAACTGAAGTGCTATGAACTGTGTATTTGTGATAGCTGAGGGGATACCTCAGGGCTGTACAGATTGTTTTCCTTCGATGCCTTGTGTCGTTTTTATGACGATGACTGaaaagaggacaggacaggagaggcagcagaagggaagaaagaaatgtcaGCTTGTGAGAGCAGTGAGCTGGGTTAATGTCCCTGTGGGTTGTGTGCAGGGTAATACTGCGGACAGGTGCCTTTGGTGTGGTGAGTATTGTTACACAGCTCTCTGTAatgcttcttccttccttccttctgctgACCTGGCTACCCTCACCTTACatccccttccctgcctccctctgtctctctctctctctctttgtctctctctctctctttatgtggaCATATGTGTCTTTTTCTCCATCTTGCCTCTTGGGCTGTTCTTTGTCTTTCACTCtcattctgtcagtctctctctctctctctctctgtgtgtgtgtgtgtgtgtgtgtgtttaatggttATTGATgcttctaagcgcgttgggttacactgctggtcaggcatctgcttggcagatgtggtgtagcgtatatggatttgtccgaacgcagtgatgcctccttcagctactgaaactgaaaactgaaactgaaactattgctTCTGCTTTGGAGATCCAGTGAAGTTTGCAACTTTGTGATATGAGAGTACTGTACACTTCTACCGTAGTATGtcctggtgtcaaccaggccagaaagatacagacacctgcagtactGGTCAGGAACTTTGAGCAACATTCCCAAACAtgtatctgtgaagtggatgacacagGGCTGTGTGGTCCTGGTCTTTCCCTTTGACCCCATGGCAGAGTCAGCTGTGTGTAGGGCTGGCCACAGGCTGTTTAGAAATGTCAGTCTCTGCAGCCATGGACCTTGTGGTTTTTTGAAGAGATGTTGTACTTGTGTGGTGACATCACAATGTTCCCCTAAGGCTGTCCAGGAGGCCCTTATGGGGGTCAGATGTTCTGTAATTCTGATGAACATTGATTGTACAGTGTGCATTTCATAGTTTTCCTCTGATGAGGTTgtggacaagagaaagagagggagtgatgaAGAAACCACTATGATgttctgttggttgtttttttctttgtctgcagATGTGAAATTTTTAAATTGTTCATGTTTTGAAGAAACAGATTGGATTTGAGTCACAGGAAGGTCACTGTCCTGGGAAGACCAGAGTGTGCTGCAGTGATGATTCTGTGTTACAGGAAGATCATTTGAAGGACCAGGGTATGCAGCTGCCATCAAAGTTGGAGATCGTGTCAGGCGGGGGAAGGACTGGATGTGGGGATCACAGGTAAGTGTACAGCTTTACTGACTGCCTTGTGTGGTTCACAGCAGTGTCAAACATGAATTTCTACGTTGCAACGTTTTGTCTTCAGTACCAGTCACaaacagttaaaacaacaacagcaacaatgaacaAGATGTCTCACACAGTCCCTAGCGCTGTGTGTCCCCAGTTCTTGGTTCCACCTCTGACCCTTTTCAGCTAGTGTTGATCAAAGAATGCCAGTGATGATCCTGGGAGAAAGGGATGTAACTCCTCTgtgtgga is a window of Babylonia areolata isolate BAREFJ2019XMU chromosome 22, ASM4173473v1, whole genome shotgun sequence DNA encoding:
- the LOC143296865 gene encoding E3 ubiquitin-protein ligase TRIM45-like isoform X2, whose translation is MGEEEDMAAATTSDVECPVCHDSLQQPKILPCTHLVCRKCVVSWLEEAGNQGGCPLCREQILPASNKGQGDLASQVDALPTDLATAVVVESEKALTGSHVCSCEDAEAVLYCFQCSVKLCTSCAKTHSKVPTTQEHVTEKLSDLTTEQLASHPPTPCVNHSSKQAELYCTSHEELICAMCAFSAHRQCPDLAVIGDVATVKREELKKHVQKLEEKEAAVVAKIIEIDTQVSDGKGKFKAMRDEVKVTFDGLQKSLEARRQKLNADIQEREDTFLAERKSCKLDLENQKAALSAHKTTAERLVSSAADSSLLGMMGKLKSRLTGLESQTLPDDAKTTTGNLVMTSDVAEKVKKAVADIGMLMDSAQDKGNTADRCLWCGRSFEGPGYAAAIKVGDRVRRGKDWMWGSQDGSPPGAGTVTAVDADLKTGGVWVQWDCGNHNNYRMGRQNCYDLRLVL
- the LOC143296865 gene encoding E3 ubiquitin-protein ligase TRIM45-like isoform X1, which produces MLSGATNVNKPTRRDATYDDMAAATTSDVECPVCHDSLQQPKILPCTHLVCRKCVVSWLEEAGNQGGCPLCREQILPASNKGQGDLASQVDALPTDLATAVVVESEKALTGSHVCSCEDAEAVLYCFQCSVKLCTSCAKTHSKVPTTQEHVTEKLSDLTTEQLASHPPTPCVNHSSKQAELYCTSHEELICAMCAFSAHRQCPDLAVIGDVATVKREELKKHVQKLEEKEAAVVAKIIEIDTQVSDGKGKFKAMRDEVKVTFDGLQKSLEARRQKLNADIQEREDTFLAERKSCKLDLENQKAALSAHKTTAERLVSSAADSSLLGMMGKLKSRLTGLESQTLPDDAKTTTGNLVMTSDVAEKVKKAVADIGMLMDSAQDKGNTADRCLWCGRSFEGPGYAAAIKVGDRVRRGKDWMWGSQDGSPPGAGTVTAVDADLKTGGVWVQWDCGNHNNYRMGRQNCYDLRLVL